A region from the Rufibacter sp. DG15C genome encodes:
- a CDS encoding outer membrane beta-barrel protein, whose amino-acid sequence MKRIFLLAFLSCLSLVAFTQNLGNKFISGSLHYSSIETDMSNGSSQAFYPETTTFTFSPKVGFFVKPQWALGVGVSYGYKNEFSNQLYYYNSNSPTTTEKITHSFSLAPFTRYYLPMGTKVAFFGQATASYTTGSIKYRTTDASPAETDLNGLHVYVTPGLVFFPSSKVGIECTFGEIGYQNTKSESVHAPKSTYTTKGFTSKLGLEGLSLGVSLYIGRASTEE is encoded by the coding sequence ATGAAAAGAATATTCCTGCTAGCGTTTTTAAGTTGCCTTTCATTAGTGGCCTTCACCCAGAACTTGGGCAACAAGTTTATTTCTGGCTCCCTCCACTACTCTTCTATAGAGACAGATATGTCTAACGGCTCGTCCCAAGCATTCTACCCCGAGACGACTACTTTTACTTTCTCACCCAAGGTGGGATTTTTTGTCAAGCCTCAATGGGCATTAGGCGTAGGGGTTTCTTATGGTTATAAAAATGAGTTTTCAAATCAGCTCTATTATTATAATAGTAACTCACCCACCACTACTGAAAAGATAACCCATTCCTTTTCTTTAGCGCCGTTCACGCGGTATTATCTTCCAATGGGTACTAAGGTAGCCTTCTTTGGGCAAGCCACTGCCAGTTATACTACGGGTTCCATAAAGTATAGAACAACTGACGCTTCTCCAGCAGAGACAGATTTGAATGGGCTGCATGTGTATGTGACGCCGGGGCTGGTCTTCTTTCCTAGCTCTAAAGTGGGGATCGAGTGCACCTTTGGGGAGATTGGTTACCAGAACACTAAGTCTGAATCTGTCCATGCGCCAAAGTCAACCTACACCACCAAAGGCTTCACCTCAAAGTTAGGGCTGGAGGGCCTTAGCCTTGGAGTCTCTCTGTACATTGGCCGTGCCTCCACTGAAGAGTAG
- a CDS encoding response regulator, with the protein MNSQYEPLDLVMLVDDDDTTNFVNKRLLLKLGVAKEILVKKNGVEALEYLREAEEEGSQNPYPDMIFLDLKMPVMDGFKFLDEYHKQERRKGMIILMLTSSASFYDLERLKNYEHVKKHFSKALTENDIKDIMSQYYNR; encoded by the coding sequence ATGAATAGTCAATACGAGCCGTTGGATTTGGTCATGTTGGTAGACGATGATGATACAACCAACTTTGTGAATAAGCGATTACTGCTCAAGCTGGGGGTTGCCAAAGAGATTCTGGTTAAGAAGAATGGCGTGGAAGCCTTAGAGTACCTGCGCGAGGCAGAAGAGGAAGGTTCTCAGAACCCATACCCAGACATGATCTTCTTGGACCTTAAAATGCCCGTAATGGACGGTTTTAAGTTCCTAGATGAATACCACAAGCAAGAGCGCCGCAAAGGCATGATTATCTTGATGCTGACGTCTTCGGCTAGTTTCTATGACCTGGAGCGCCTTAAGAACTATGAGCACGTGAAGAAGCATTTCTCTAAAGCGCTTACAGAGAATGACATCAAAGACATCATGTCTCAATACTACAACCGCTAA